The Pedobacter roseus genome contains a region encoding:
- a CDS encoding DUF3108 domain-containing protein: MRILIFISAILLSFANASMAQVDTINAQNHKLVMSNLKEGKTIYLVYMTDSLETKRTVGDIWERTTTFKKRDKNEVVEFGWKWLHSDSLIATITNICDRKTLAPIYHYANYKRRGIFAYDYKNGLMQPSDSVKNNDAIKKGPVKLDIPIISWEQDLETYALLPVKKVGQQFDISFFDPNEKSATYHRYEVVGKDNLKLNADISAKCWLLKINYTKDSYAIFWLTEKSKEVIKMKEYYKGNYRIKVKQY, translated from the coding sequence ATGAGGATATTAATTTTTATTAGCGCGATATTGTTGTCTTTTGCTAATGCTTCAATGGCACAGGTTGATACTATAAATGCACAAAACCATAAATTGGTGATGAGCAATCTGAAAGAGGGAAAAACCATTTACCTGGTTTATATGACAGATTCTCTTGAAACGAAACGGACTGTCGGCGATATATGGGAAAGAACAACTACTTTTAAAAAAAGAGATAAAAATGAAGTTGTAGAATTTGGCTGGAAATGGCTTCACAGCGATTCTCTGATCGCCACAATAACTAATATTTGTGATAGAAAAACGCTGGCGCCAATTTATCATTATGCAAATTATAAACGCAGAGGTATTTTTGCCTACGATTATAAAAATGGCTTGATGCAGCCATCTGATAGCGTGAAAAATAATGATGCAATAAAAAAAGGTCCTGTTAAATTGGATATTCCGATCATTTCATGGGAGCAGGATTTAGAAACTTATGCCTTATTGCCAGTTAAAAAGGTTGGCCAGCAATTTGATATTTCCTTTTTTGATCCCAATGAAAAATCAGCAACCTACCACCGCTATGAAGTAGTTGGCAAAGATAATTTGAAATTGAATGCAGATATTTCGGCTAAGTGCTGGCTGCTTAAAATTAATTACACTAAAGATAGTTATGCGATTTTCTGGCTAACCGAGAAATCAAAAGAGGTAATTAAAATGAAAGAATATTATAAAGGTAACTATCGTATAAAAGTGAAGCAATATTGA
- a CDS encoding DUF1570 domain-containing protein, producing the protein MNKLLLFLISSSISLSTYAQYVEINLVNCKISDNEQKKIEKLIAYERMFCNEIFETSNNITVPVKINLYGKSKDYRIEKNKYNAPSSTGFYIPAINQAFIMKSGDFIPVALHEASHSIFQFNYQKAPKWLNEGLAEFFETLDFDSEGNLYSYPQSNRIKSIKAGLDFKDTDRLKTFFRIYDGTFYGHGIDDNYNTAYSMIYYFVKNKSTTALKNIIKLTAKGYDTEKAIELTYGSFNAFEASYKQFYNLHR; encoded by the coding sequence ATGAATAAACTACTATTATTTCTAATATCAAGTTCTATCAGCCTCTCAACTTACGCCCAATATGTAGAGATCAACCTTGTTAATTGCAAAATAAGCGACAATGAGCAAAAGAAAATAGAAAAACTAATTGCTTATGAGCGCATGTTCTGCAACGAAATTTTCGAAACCAGCAATAACATTACTGTTCCTGTTAAAATCAATCTTTATGGAAAATCAAAAGATTACCGCATAGAAAAAAATAAGTATAACGCGCCATCATCAACCGGATTCTACATTCCGGCAATAAACCAGGCTTTTATTATGAAGAGTGGCGATTTTATTCCCGTGGCCTTGCACGAGGCCAGTCATAGTATTTTCCAGTTCAATTATCAAAAAGCACCAAAATGGTTAAATGAGGGCCTGGCTGAGTTTTTCGAAACCTTAGATTTTGACAGTGAAGGAAATTTATACTCCTACCCGCAGAGTAACCGGATTAAAAGCATAAAGGCAGGATTGGATTTTAAGGATACGGACAGGTTAAAAACTTTTTTCAGGATCTACGATGGCACTTTTTACGGTCATGGGATCGATGATAATTATAATACGGCCTATAGTATGATCTATTATTTCGTTAAAAACAAAAGCACCACGGCATTAAAAAACATCATCAAACTAACTGCGAAGGGCTATGATACTGAAAAAGCGATAGAACTTACTTACGGCAGTTTTAATGCATTTGAAGCAAGTTATAAACAGTTTTATAACCTGCATCGTTAA
- a CDS encoding outer membrane beta-barrel protein, protein MKRFFLLLQLLLPIISLAQSNFKKGFIINNNKDTISGFIDYREQINNPVSINFKRTVNGEADVFGLKDLLGFEVEGMVNFKKYVVTISLSKTNREDLSVGIDTSNKIDAVFLKVLQSGENITLFSYQDNIKLRYYVLEKGNLTPVELIRNIYYDPQNNSVTLVQNKYISQIQELLRRFNLTRSESELKGFKFYNNDLIKMATFINNKSQEKAKFSSARFFAGAGVSISQARYKGANELNSTDARGNTSIMPMASVGIDLFFNPAVRKLIFRTELSFLTGKYNLSVTSEEAAKALITHEFNQSVINLTPQLIYNFYNTDKIKVFGGIGLGLNLASYNKNQRTRFNALNGETFSMEEVKLEKFYFSFPINLGVVVNKRVEFLLGASVPEAISDYLGFKVEIKRYKLGVRYLFGKN, encoded by the coding sequence ATGAAACGCTTTTTCTTATTGTTGCAGCTTCTGCTGCCAATCATTTCTCTTGCCCAATCTAATTTTAAAAAAGGCTTTATTATCAATAATAATAAAGATACTATTTCCGGATTTATAGATTATCGAGAACAAATTAATAACCCGGTTTCGATAAATTTTAAAAGGACTGTTAACGGTGAAGCTGATGTTTTTGGTTTAAAGGATCTTTTAGGTTTTGAGGTTGAGGGTATGGTTAACTTTAAAAAATATGTAGTAACCATAAGTTTAAGTAAAACCAACAGAGAAGATTTATCAGTCGGCATAGATACATCTAATAAAATTGATGCAGTTTTTTTAAAGGTTTTACAAAGCGGAGAAAATATTACTCTGTTTTCTTATCAGGATAATATTAAACTTAGGTATTATGTGTTAGAAAAAGGCAATTTAACACCTGTGGAGTTAATCAGAAATATATATTACGATCCACAGAATAATTCAGTAACCTTAGTTCAGAACAAGTACATTAGTCAGATACAAGAACTTTTAAGAAGATTTAATCTTACCAGGAGTGAAAGTGAATTAAAGGGTTTTAAATTTTATAACAATGATCTGATAAAAATGGCAACTTTTATCAATAATAAAAGTCAGGAAAAAGCTAAATTTTCATCAGCCCGTTTTTTTGCCGGTGCCGGTGTAAGCATCAGTCAGGCTCGGTACAAAGGAGCCAACGAACTTAACAGTACAGATGCAAGAGGTAACACCTCAATAATGCCTATGGCAAGTGTAGGCATTGATTTGTTTTTTAACCCAGCCGTTAGAAAATTGATTTTTAGAACGGAATTGTCATTTCTAACGGGTAAGTATAATTTATCTGTTACTTCTGAAGAAGCAGCAAAGGCATTGATTACACACGAATTTAATCAGTCTGTAATTAATCTTACACCACAGTTGATTTATAATTTTTACAATACCGATAAGATCAAAGTTTTTGGTGGTATTGGTTTGGGACTTAATCTAGCTTCTTACAATAAAAATCAGAGAACTCGTTTTAACGCCTTAAATGGAGAAACATTCAGTATGGAAGAAGTTAAACTGGAAAAATTTTACTTCTCTTTTCCAATTAATTTAGGGGTAGTAGTAAATAAAAGAGTTGAGTTTCTGCTTGGAGCTTCTGTACCAGAAGCAATCAGTGATTATCTTGGCTTTAAGGTAGAAATTAAAAGATACAAATTGGGTGTGAGGTATCTTTTTGGGAAAAATTAG
- a CDS encoding AraC family transcriptional regulator codes for MKPSFEVVEPSFGSSFYYSKYVENANNMAHLWHYHPEIEMVFVNGGAGKRQIGSHVSYYTDGDLILIGSNLPHCGFTDTNTGNKNETVIQMKPDFLGSTFLGLQEIKGIHELFDKAKDGIAFGSETMNLVGDRIEMMDDQAPFERLLTLLSVLKELELANDYKILNADGFSMEMEVQDNDRINMIFNYVKDHFQEQISLQHVAEMSSMTVPSFCRYFKKITKKTFTHFVNEYRVVHASKLLAEKPISIANISYESGFNNFSHFNKLFKEFTGKSASEYRHELKAIIK; via the coding sequence ATGAAACCAAGTTTCGAGGTTGTCGAACCCTCTTTCGGGAGTTCGTTCTATTATTCAAAATATGTAGAAAATGCCAATAATATGGCGCATCTCTGGCATTACCACCCGGAAATCGAAATGGTATTTGTAAATGGCGGCGCCGGCAAAAGGCAGATCGGCAGTCACGTTTCTTATTATACCGATGGCGATCTGATCCTGATCGGCAGCAACCTGCCCCATTGCGGTTTTACTGATACCAACACCGGGAACAAAAACGAAACGGTAATCCAGATGAAGCCGGATTTTTTGGGCAGTACTTTTTTAGGTCTGCAGGAAATTAAAGGTATCCACGAATTATTTGATAAGGCGAAAGATGGGATCGCTTTTGGCAGCGAAACCATGAATTTGGTCGGCGACAGGATAGAAATGATGGATGATCAGGCGCCTTTTGAGAGGCTTTTAACTTTATTGAGTGTTTTAAAGGAACTCGAACTGGCCAACGATTATAAAATTTTAAATGCTGATGGTTTTTCGATGGAAATGGAGGTGCAGGATAACGATCGCATCAATATGATTTTCAACTATGTGAAAGATCATTTCCAGGAACAGATCAGTTTACAACATGTCGCAGAAATGTCGAGTATGACGGTTCCTTCATTTTGCCGTTATTTTAAAAAAATCACCAAGAAAACCTTTACTCATTTTGTCAACGAATACCGTGTGGTACATGCTTCCAAACTTTTGGCCGAAAAACCAATCAGCATCGCCAATATCTCTTACGAAAGCGGTTTTAACAATTTTAGCCATTTTAATAAATTATTTAAGGAATTTACGGGTAAAAGCGCTTCGGAATACAGACATGAATTGAAGGCTATTATAAAATAA
- the rpsF gene encoding 30S ribosomal protein S6, with protein sequence MNQYETVIVLTPLLSEEAAKEALAKFKAVLTDNSAEIIQEDNWGLRKLAYPIDKKSNGFFSLTEYKASGDLIAKLELELKRDERVLRFLTIRLDKHAIAYNEKKRSGAFNKKTKEVAA encoded by the coding sequence ATGAATCAGTACGAAACTGTTATCGTTCTAACCCCGTTGTTATCAGAAGAGGCTGCAAAAGAGGCATTAGCCAAATTTAAAGCAGTTCTTACTGACAACAGTGCCGAAATTATCCAGGAAGATAATTGGGGTTTGAGAAAATTAGCGTATCCAATTGATAAAAAATCAAACGGATTCTTCAGCTTAACTGAATATAAAGCTTCAGGAGATTTGATCGCAAAATTAGAGCTTGAATTAAAACGCGATGAGCGTGTGTTACGTTTCTTAACTATCCGTTTAGACAAACACGCAATTGCTTACAATGAGAAAAAGCGTAGTGGTGCTTTTAACAAAAAAACTAAGGAGGTTGCAGCGTAA
- the rpsR gene encoding 30S ribosomal protein S18 yields MAREQIQYVTAPKVEDNRKKYCRFKKNGIKYIDYKDANFLLKFINDQGKLLPRRLTGTSLKFQRKVAQAVKRARHIGLLPFVADQLK; encoded by the coding sequence ATGGCAAGAGAACAAATTCAATACGTAACTGCCCCTAAAGTAGAGGATAACCGTAAAAAATATTGCCGTTTCAAGAAAAACGGAATTAAATACATCGATTACAAGGATGCAAATTTCTTGTTGAAATTTATTAACGATCAAGGTAAATTATTACCACGCCGTTTAACTGGTACTTCGTTAAAATTCCAACGTAAAGTGGCTCAGGCAGTTAAACGTGCCCGTCATATCGGTTTGTTACCTTTCGTTGCTGATCAATTAAAATAG
- the rplI gene encoding 50S ribosomal protein L9, giving the protein MEIILKQDIKGLGEKDDVVTVKPGYGRNYLIPQGFGALATSSAKKVLAENLKQAAFKQDKIKKDAEGVAERLTDVKLSIGAKAGESGKIFGAVNTIQIAEALKAQGFDVDRRRITFETEPKFVGEYVANLNLHKEVKVQVPFEVIAE; this is encoded by the coding sequence ATGGAAATTATTTTAAAACAAGATATTAAAGGCCTTGGTGAGAAAGATGATGTAGTTACAGTAAAGCCAGGTTATGGCCGTAACTATTTAATCCCTCAAGGATTTGGAGCATTAGCTACTTCTTCTGCTAAAAAAGTTTTAGCTGAAAATTTAAAGCAAGCTGCTTTTAAACAAGATAAAATTAAGAAAGATGCTGAAGGTGTTGCTGAGCGTTTAACTGATGTTAAACTTTCAATCGGTGCTAAAGCTGGCGAAAGCGGAAAAATCTTTGGAGCGGTTAACACCATCCAGATTGCTGAAGCATTAAAAGCGCAAGGCTTTGATGTTGACCGTCGTCGTATCACTTTCGAAACTGAACCTAAATTTGTTGGCGAATATGTTGCTAACTTAAACTTACACAAAGAAGTTAAAGTTCAGGTTCCTTTCGAAGTAATTGCTGAATAA
- a CDS encoding ATP-binding protein: protein MTFKRSIENSLIQWKNSKNRKPLIIRGARQVGKTTLIKDFAKSYPTAIFLNLEKSAHRQYFDDFDDVQSIIEALFLGHDLQSDKINETLLFIDEIQESAKAIQMLRYFYEEIPELHVISAGSLLEFILQKVASFPVGRVEFLYLYPLNFQEYLQANQKNDLLKYLLQTPVKNVAHKLLLKAFHRYAIIGGMPEVVKTDIEEHSLSDLPIVYESIWATYKNDIEKYTQNDTARRTINHIIGSAHLFLDKRVVFQGFGNSNYKSREVGEAFRILDDAKIIRLIYPSTDTEVPIIPDLKKSPRLQFLDTGLINYSLGIQGEMLALDDLSTAYKGAVIPHLLTQELISTEHISSHKPNFWVRDKKQSDAEVDLIYAYKKIVIPIEIKSGSTGSLRSLHQFIDASAHPFAIRVYGGEFKLEKTITPTGKPYLLLNLPYYLGTRIAEYAEWLINQSL from the coding sequence ATGACATTTAAACGATCCATTGAAAACAGTTTAATTCAATGGAAAAACAGCAAAAACAGGAAACCTCTAATCATCCGAGGGGCACGTCAAGTTGGAAAGACAACGCTGATAAAAGATTTTGCAAAAAGCTATCCTACTGCTATTTTTCTAAATCTGGAGAAATCTGCACATCGTCAGTATTTTGATGATTTTGACGACGTACAAAGCATTATTGAAGCGCTGTTCCTGGGCCATGACCTTCAATCAGATAAAATAAACGAAACACTACTATTTATTGACGAAATCCAGGAAAGTGCAAAAGCAATCCAAATGCTAAGGTACTTTTATGAAGAAATTCCCGAATTACATGTGATCAGTGCCGGCTCGCTTTTAGAGTTTATACTGCAAAAGGTAGCAAGTTTTCCGGTTGGCAGGGTTGAATTTTTATATCTGTATCCTTTAAATTTTCAAGAATACCTTCAGGCTAATCAAAAAAATGATTTATTAAAGTATCTGCTTCAAACTCCGGTAAAAAATGTTGCACACAAATTATTGTTAAAAGCTTTTCATCGGTATGCAATTATCGGAGGTATGCCAGAGGTAGTTAAAACCGACATAGAAGAGCACAGCCTCTCCGATTTGCCGATTGTTTATGAAAGCATTTGGGCAACCTATAAAAACGACATCGAGAAATACACCCAAAACGATACAGCAAGAAGAACAATCAATCATATTATAGGCAGTGCCCACCTTTTCCTCGATAAGCGTGTAGTATTTCAAGGCTTTGGCAATTCGAACTATAAATCGAGAGAGGTTGGCGAAGCTTTTAGGATATTGGACGATGCAAAAATTATCAGGTTAATATACCCATCTACCGATACCGAAGTGCCAATTATTCCTGATTTAAAAAAATCACCCAGGCTACAATTTTTAGACACAGGATTAATCAACTACTCCTTGGGTATACAGGGCGAAATGCTCGCGCTTGATGATTTGAGCACGGCTTATAAAGGTGCGGTTATACCACATCTATTAACCCAGGAATTGATCTCGACAGAGCATATATCCTCACATAAGCCTAATTTTTGGGTAAGGGATAAAAAACAGTCTGATGCAGAAGTTGATTTAATTTATGCTTATAAAAAAATAGTAATACCAATAGAAATCAAATCAGGCAGTACAGGAAGCTTAAGATCACTTCATCAATTTATAGATGCATCAGCGCATCCTTTTGCCATTAGGGTATATGGTGGTGAATTTAAATTAGAAAAAACAATTACTCCAACTGGCAAGCCATATCTCTTGCTAAATCTTCCGTACTATCTGGGAACGCGCATAGCAGAATATGCTGAATGGTTAATAAATCAGTCTCTGTAA
- a CDS encoding SDR family oxidoreductase has protein sequence MKVALITGGSKGIGFGIAEALLKDGYKVAITSRTIDSANQAASNLVAYGDVLAIEANVADFNSQQEAINLIIEKWGQLDVLIANAGVGHFAPIDELSVDLWKETIDTNLTGVFYSIKASVNEIKKSKGHIFTISSLAGTNFFAGGSAYNASKFGLTGFTQSVMLDLRKYGVKVSTIMPGSVASHFNDHQPDNESDAWKIQPEDMGKLIVDLLAMPARTLPSKVEIRPTTPKG, from the coding sequence ATGAAAGTTGCATTAATTACAGGAGGAAGTAAAGGAATCGGTTTCGGTATTGCCGAGGCCCTTTTAAAAGACGGTTATAAAGTTGCCATTACGAGCAGAACAATAGATAGCGCAAACCAGGCCGCCTCCAACCTGGTGGCTTATGGAGATGTACTGGCCATTGAAGCCAATGTTGCAGATTTTAATTCTCAACAGGAAGCCATTAACCTGATTATCGAAAAATGGGGACAATTGGATGTACTGATTGCCAATGCAGGCGTTGGACATTTCGCACCGATCGATGAATTGAGCGTTGATTTATGGAAAGAAACGATAGATACCAATTTAACAGGTGTTTTTTACAGCATTAAAGCATCGGTAAATGAAATTAAAAAGAGCAAAGGACATATTTTTACCATTTCGAGTTTGGCAGGCACCAACTTTTTTGCAGGAGGCTCTGCCTATAACGCGAGTAAATTTGGTTTAACAGGATTTACACAATCGGTAATGCTCGATTTAAGAAAATATGGCGTAAAAGTGAGTACCATTATGCCAGGTTCGGTAGCGAGCCATTTTAACGATCACCAACCGGATAACGAAAGCGACGCCTGGAAAATCCAGCCGGAAGATATGGGAAAACTGATTGTTGATTTACTGGCCATGCCAGCAAGAACACTACCAAGCAAAGTAGAAATCAGACCAACAACGCCGAAAGGATAG
- a CDS encoding 3-keto-disaccharide hydrolase has product MKKLSYLLFALTLWGCSTTKNINNNSEKWVTLFNGKDIKDWNVKIHHHDYNVNYGNTFRVVDGIIQVRYDQYGDFNDQFGHLYYKTPFSYYRLKLKYRFVGELQKGAPSYTLRNSGVMFHSQDPKTMPKEQDWPISIEMQLLGGLSDGRPRPTGNMCSPGTDIFYQGKLYDGHCLDSKSKTYDGDQWVSAELIVMGDSLVTHIINGDTVLQYSKPQIGGGVANRYDPKIKIDGKALTAGFIALQSEGQPVDFKDIQIMELPDHNKKKSK; this is encoded by the coding sequence ATGAAAAAACTAAGCTATCTACTTTTCGCCCTAACTTTATGGGGCTGTAGCACCACCAAAAACATCAATAACAATTCAGAAAAGTGGGTTACACTTTTTAACGGAAAAGATATTAAAGATTGGAATGTAAAAATCCATCACCATGATTATAATGTGAATTATGGAAACACTTTCAGGGTGGTTGATGGTATAATACAGGTACGTTATGATCAATATGGCGATTTTAATGATCAGTTTGGCCATCTTTATTACAAAACACCTTTTTCTTATTATCGCCTCAAACTGAAATACCGCTTTGTTGGCGAACTGCAAAAAGGTGCTCCAAGTTACACGCTGCGCAATAGCGGTGTAATGTTCCATTCGCAAGACCCTAAAACGATGCCAAAAGAGCAGGATTGGCCAATTTCTATCGAGATGCAGCTTTTGGGTGGCTTAAGCGACGGCAGGCCGCGGCCAACGGGTAACATGTGTTCTCCGGGTACAGATATTTTCTATCAGGGAAAGCTATATGATGGTCATTGTTTAGATTCTAAATCAAAAACATACGATGGTGACCAATGGGTATCTGCTGAACTGATTGTAATGGGCGACTCACTGGTTACGCACATCATCAACGGCGATACGGTTTTACAATATAGTAAACCACAGATTGGTGGCGGAGTAGCCAACCGCTACGATCCTAAAATCAAAATTGACGGTAAAGCACTTACAGCAGGATTTATCGCTTTGCAAAGTGAAGGTCAGCCCGTAGATTTTAAAGATATCCAGATCATGGAACTGCCAGATCACAACAAGAAAAAATCAAAATAA
- the mtgA gene encoding monofunctional biosynthetic peptidoglycan transglycosylase — protein MAKTRTTRTKSKAKHPLLKKITNIATKVFLYFLLVSVFWVIALRFINPPITLLMVLRNIERKADGKPFKTEKKWVKFDDMSDNMKRAAVSAEDQLFLKHIGFDMKAIEKAFASNAKGKKVKGGSTISQQTAKNVFLWPGRSWIRKGFEAYFTLLIELFWSKERILEVYLNVIEMGDGIYGAEAASQEYYGKSCTKLTKKQAALIASCFPNPRRWTPKNATPYIRHRQYLILRNMNRLGPLDF, from the coding sequence ATGGCAAAAACCCGGACAACCAGAACAAAAAGCAAAGCAAAACATCCACTTTTAAAAAAGATCACCAATATTGCAACAAAGGTATTTTTATATTTTTTGCTGGTTTCTGTGTTTTGGGTTATTGCATTGCGGTTTATTAATCCTCCAATCACACTTTTAATGGTGTTACGCAATATTGAGCGTAAAGCTGATGGCAAGCCTTTTAAAACGGAGAAAAAATGGGTGAAGTTTGATGATATGTCTGATAATATGAAAAGGGCAGCAGTATCGGCTGAAGATCAGCTCTTTTTAAAGCATATCGGCTTTGATATGAAAGCCATTGAAAAAGCTTTTGCCAGCAACGCTAAAGGAAAGAAAGTAAAGGGTGGAAGTACGATTTCACAACAGACCGCGAAAAATGTTTTTTTGTGGCCAGGGCGGTCATGGATCAGGAAAGGTTTTGAGGCTTATTTTACACTTTTGATTGAGCTCTTCTGGAGCAAAGAAAGAATTTTAGAGGTGTATTTAAATGTAATTGAAATGGGCGACGGCATTTATGGTGCAGAAGCCGCTTCGCAGGAGTATTATGGTAAATCTTGTACTAAATTAACCAAGAAACAGGCTGCTTTGATTGCCTCCTGCTTCCCAAATCCAAGAAGATGGACGCCTAAAAACGCCACACCTTACATCAGGCACCGCCAATATCTGATTTTAAGAAATATGAACAGGTTGGGACCGTTGGATTTTTAA